The Populus trichocarpa isolate Nisqually-1 chromosome 18, P.trichocarpa_v4.1, whole genome shotgun sequence genomic interval caaaagaaagaaaaaaaaaatgcgatctctctctctctgaaccTCTCTATCTCTCTATGACTCTATCTATCTATGAGGCAGTGATGATCTTCGAAATGAAGAATCAGATAGAAAGGGACATGCAATTTTTGGCAGGGCGATATTGTTAGGTCTGTGAAATGAAATGAGTGTTTTATAAGCCAGTAGGAAGACGAAACATCATTCTTTCACAGGCACTGTTGCAGCCATGGTTGCGTTCCGCTTCTTGTCTGACAAACTGCGAATCTGAGCCTCCAGTCCCCTCCCCTccaaatttttcttaaaacccCCATCTGGGTTTCATTTAATTGTATCCCTGTGCTATTCTTGTTTAcccaatttatgttttttctagaagttgcttttgtctttttaatttattctctcAATTTCGGATAGAAATTGCTCTTGATTCTGGGTGGCTCCAAAATCTTAAGACGtagaaaatagaaatcaatTACTGCTGGATTTTTTAAACTCCTacagattttattaaataatgtgTGAGAACGGATCATTGGATTCTTCTTTTTGAAAGAGcttaaatttatgaaaaccaTCTACgggaaatcaattaatttacatATCCAGTAAATGCTGTCTTCCCTGTAGAGGTTGCGGGCCAAATTCAAGAACCGCTTAAATTAATCTCTAATGGCTATGGCCTGTAGATTGTTTTCTTGAACTAAACTTGGTTGAAAGATTAGACATTGGACTACCTCAAGTAAATCAGGTGGCAAGTAAAAAATAGATGGTTGAATCGAAGGGTGTATATACCAAGAACATCAGGTTCGATCCTGAACAATTTTTGAGAGATGTGTGCTCACTGTTTCTGCAAAGCAAGAAGGGTGCATTGTTCCAGCCCAGCACAAAAACGAAAATAAGCTGCAGGGTAACCAGTCCAGAGAGAACATCACCATCCTTGCTCAACcttgatcaaataaatttaatgtttcaaaattttgttaaaGTACGtgtaaattaaatcatattattcattaaaattaattttatttctttttttttaagagcatctagaaatttaataaaatcttaagaacttATCTCTCAGAACCACCTGATTAGAAGCCATAAAATCATCTAGTAGATGAGTGATTCAGTGGtaagaatttcaaattcaaGAGTTTGTAGGTGAGTGATTTAGTGGtaagaatttcaaattcaaGAGTTTGCTTTTCATTGTAGTTTCAAATTCGAACcctgtgattgctaatatgatggtcattggAGGTTTTcatgatcattaatttcaggacccgtgagattagtcgaggtacattgttaatttcagggcccgtgagattagtcgaggtacgcgcaaactgaACCGGACATTCacgttaataaattttttttaatcattacgaggtttgaatttaaaaaaataaacataacttTTATGCCCATAAATCTAAgaagaattatttcttaataataataattttatcatattgtAAACAATGcttttatcataatattaacgGTTCAATTTtctgattaaattttttcttaatgataatttatttaaaaaaaatagaaaaatgaatgGGATGCATGTGAATGTTTGTCgatcaaaatcttttttgatTCGGAGgttgaaatcagaaaaaagaataatttaggGATTGTCATCCTCAACAGCCTACAGTTCAAGGGCGTATATATGGATTAGCCCAACTCTTTATGGGCCCGAAATCCAATTACTAAAATGCCCGCCACCTCATCACTCCTTAAGACCACAAGAGGAAGGGCAGCAAAGGAATTAACGGAAAATAGAACCAGTCCCCTTAAAACGTAGAGATACCTACCCTACAGCCAGAAATCAGTGAAGAATGAGGTTTTGCTCTAGAGAGAGACATGGGAATGGATTTTCTCAGGGTggttgcctctctctctctctctctctgaatgTCTGCGAAGCCTATGATTTCACGATCTGATAATCAATCAACCGCCCTGAGTTTGTGTGTATGTGtctgtatatatatgtatgtgtgtgtgtatgctCTGGCGGTTCTCTTGCTGATGAGAATGCCTTTGCTTAtgctccttctcttctcctggTAGAGGCTGTGATGATATTTCCCAGCGAAAACATCAGTCATTTTAAAGAAACCCTTCAATCATTTGGCAAGGCAAGTTAGGATTTCGCTCAGAAAATGACTCTTTTGTCCTGAGATTCTTCTCTTGCAGCCAtggtgtttttgtgtttcttttttattgtctgGTGATTAGTATGGATTTGAGcctttccctctctttctctctctcaaataaaaataaaaaacaattcaatctccctctctctatctctctctctctcaatcggctgtgatgatttttttctaaatagaaAATCAGATGGAAAGGAAGATGTGATCTTTGGCAGGGTAACTTTGAGGAGATCATTGTTGCAGCCATTGATTGTCAGTGTTCCTTTTCGTGTCTGACCAAAGGCGAATCTGagcctccctccctccctcttctTCCTAATCACTCTCTACAGCTTGATCTAAACTTTTttcacaaatgtttttttttcctgaaaaatttcaAATGGGCTcagtattttcaaatcaatttttagcattttcattgtttttcttagaaaaaccaGAACTCTCTCTGTGATCAGACCCTGTACCATGTTTCGTGTCTTTAATGCCCCGAATTATTCAAATGGGCTGTTGAATTGCATGTCAAGCTAAAATTTGGGTAAAGAAAGGGTCTTCTTTTGAACAAATTTAAGTGATAGTGAGCTACAGATCTCATTCTATGAGGTTTGAAACTTAGACATGAAAGATGAGACATAATTTACTCTGCCCAGTTATTGTTTCTATTTAGGTAAAAACCTGACACTAATGGGCCATTCAGCTTGTGTTTAACGAGTTATATATACAAACTCGTCCAGAGATTTGATTAAGTTGCCAGTAgacaggttaaaaaaaaaatcagccacATATCCTTGCCATGTTAACTAATTACACATCAAAGATAGCAAGGTAAATGCCATGATGGCTACTAAAGAAAGGCCCACGTTAGCAATGTTTTGTAAGGCATTTGAATGAGGTGAAGTTGCAGGAGGGGGGGATGCAGGAGGGGGGGATGCAGGTTTGGTTACGGCAGGGAGTGGTGGGTCCACAACATCTGCAACATCCAAGGCTGGTGTTGGTGTACTTGCTGGTGGCTGTGTTTCTTCAGGAACTGTCTTCAGTAGACTACCAGCTTCAGCTGGAATGATGCTGTATGAGCTATCGGGCATGGAATTGGAAGAACATGGATTTCCTGAATGGGATCAATGTTAGTATGTTAGTGTACAAACTAGAGGAGTAAAGTCTAGGCGTCTTTTGTTAAGCATGAGCTTTTGTATAAGAATTTATAGTTTTGGTGAGGCTGGTACTTACTCAAATATCTGCTTGCAGTTGCTGGATACTCGGTTATGATTCCATCAACGCCTATTCCAGAAGTGTAAGTTGCGATCTCTATTGTAGGATCCGAAAAGTAATCAAATGGAAGGGTAATAAATTCATTCCTTAAGACTGAGACATATACTGAGATATTCGCTGCTTGCATTTCGTTTACGACTTTGGTGGTTCCTGTAGTGAAGCCATTAACGGTGGGCACGATGGAGAATCTTGGCAGAGTTACTGCATCAGCATATTTTTTGATCTCCTCCACTGGTGTCCTGGGCGCATCACTGATTTCATCTTTAAGATATAGTACTCTACTGTATGCTGGGACGTTCTTAAACTTGGACAACACTGATGTGTCGTCTGACTGGATTAGGACTTTTTGTGTGGATTCCTTGCCAAGTGTGGCATTGCCAAAGGCAGTGTTAACAGCAGATACTATATCAAGACCCTTCTGTGAGGCTAGGTAAGCGGCATTCTGAAGACCAAGGACGTGCTTTAGAAATTTGTATCGTGGGTAGACGTTTATAGCAAATACAAACTATGATAGCGTGGAGAATTTTCAATGAAGTGAATGATTTTGACTATGAAGATGACACATTCTAGAACACAGTTAAAATTTGTGAAAGAGAAATGCTCACCTCAATGTTGATTAAAATCCCAGTAACCGCCTTTACTTTAGCCAATTCCAGAAATTCAGCAAGAGTAAGAAATTTACCCTTGCTCTTGTTTGCAGGGTTTCTTGGCAAGCCACCCTTATTCTCGAAAGGGCTTGTCAATTGAGCTGGAATAAGAAAATTTGACAGTCAGGGATTTCAAAAGATTGCTTGAACAAAATTGTAAGCAGGAAAGTAGCAACAAAGTTTACGTTGCAGTGTTTGAATATCGCTCCATGAAAGGTCAAAGGAAAAAATTCCAGCTGACTCTTGAATTTCAGGGATAGTGGTGGATAGAGACATGAAGGAAGCTGCTGCAGTTGTATCTCTTGTAACATCCACAGAATCCAAGCAGAAAGCCACTCCATCCTTTGACATTTGAACTGAGCAATCTATTATGTTAGCTCCATCCTCTACAGCTTGCTGATAAGCAAGATCGGTGCTCCCAGCATAAACTCCACTTGCTCCATTGTGACTTATGATCAAAGCTTGTTCTGCATATAGACATGCATTGTTAATCGGTTGCTCTTGTGGAATGTACGTCGAATATAAGAAAAGCATATACCTTTTGTAGGTTTGATATCGGTGTACTGAGCAAAACAAGCTGcataagaaagataaaattgtagGGTTATATTTTACACATTCATCTTCATAGTACAATTAAGATGCTTTCTGAAAAGAAAACACACTTTGATGACAAAATCCTTTCTTTCAATGTTGTTTCTATCACATGTTGGCCGAAAATGAACACAGAGAGAAGGCATGAGAATGTATTGACTTACCAACAGCCTCTGATGCTGTGGGAGGAAAATCTGTAATCAACCCATCAACAGAGAACTGGGAATTATCAATGAATTGCAGGTACTCAGCTGATGGATCATAACTATAATTATAACTTGTAGTGAAGTCATTTGCAAATCCAGAAGCATATACTTCAAGACCAAGTTTATGAGCATCGTTTACAAGGCTAGTGGGAGCTTCTAAATAGTTAGCTGCATTAACAGGCCATATGTAATCTTTTGGGACAACAATCCCAGATGCGAATGCCTTGATTGTGGCAAGATTTCCCAAAATTGAACCATAAGTTTGCTTGGTTGTGGGTTCAGTTGCATTTTTGTCTAGGAACACAAAGACGAGCTTGGTCTTAGCCTTGTTCACCAATccattgattttctttaaaaaaccaaTCTCAGGAGAAGAAATGTAATTCACACCCTGAAGTCTCGTTGCCTTTTGAATGTAATTTGCCACACTTAGTTTGTTTTCAGTATAGAATGCATCATACTGCAAACCAAGAAAATATAGAAAGCAAAGGCATTAGTACTGCACACACTCATATGTTAATTAGGAAGTAAATTCATATAGATTTCTGGGCATGGAACCTGTCGACACCGTAAACCTTGAAAGGAATATTCAAACAAAGTTGTTatcagaaagagagagagaggagagggacACCTGAACATTCAACCAGAATGCAGGGGGATTGGAACTTCTGACATCATCAACAGTTGATATGGGCAGCATCGCGTCGAATGCACTTGGCCGggagaaaatattttgcagcACTGCATACGAGCAAAATGACAACGCCGAAGATGAATTTTAGTCATTTCAAGGCACAAAATAATTTGGTGAAGCTTATTACCTTTCCTATCTATGccatgaataataataagatcTTGCAACCATGAAACTGCTATTTTCGTTCAAGACCTTGTATCTGATTTCCGCTAGATTATGGTAACACAAGAAGATCTCTCTATTAAACCAAAATGTAGTTTCTGAGACTTACAGGACACATTGGCAAGGAGTTGATCAGCTGTAAAATCTATGGCGAACCACCCGGTTATATCCTGCCCATTTACCTTGTAGGTTCTTGATCCCTTTTCAAATACCATTGCTATATTTGTTGTGTTGTCAAGCCTGATATCTCCCTGGCAAATCCCAACCCCTTCTTTTGTTAGTTGTAAATTGCAGAGCACAGCCACACCACTCAGGCTTGTCGCAAGCGCCATCTGATTTGCAAAGTCACTGGATTCAGGGAAGAGCCCCGAAAACCCTCCTCGGGCTATCACAGAAGGTCTCCGGCCTGCATGCACGATGCACAATCATGTTGTCTTCCATCAGACGAGGTTTCCAGTTGGATTCTAAAATATAAGCAAAAGTAAAATGCTGCTACCATTTAGAGTCAGCCATTTCTTTGAAGCAGATTCTGAATTCGCCAACGTCGCATGGAttaccaaaaaaactaaaagcacaTTCTTGATCATTTTCTTCTAATCCTGTTAATCTGTTAAACAATGGTTGGTATCCAAATTCAACGAACCATAACGAATCAAtttcgaaaagaaaaaaacccattgATGAACTTACATGAATTTTTAAGGATTAGGCTTAGAACATGGGAAACATTAATTAGTTCCCTTGCAAGTTTCAATTGGGAATGAATGAAACTCTTCAAGGAAAtggaataaaaattcaagaaaaaaaggggAGAGAAATTGGTCTGACAATTAAAGCAATGACcaagaatcaattttttttttctttttctgcgaTGCTAAATTAACTCCTCCTCGTTTTTATCGCATTAATGGCTGGTCGAGAAATCAGTAAGCAGTTCGCTgctttgattttatgattttatttatgaactTGAGAATtacttactattttttattcctaatatttagaatcctttttgttgttgatttttttttgtccatctTTCGCGGAATGATTTCACAGCTAAAAGTCCAACGACTTAACTGTTTTTTGAAACCCCTGCCtgctaattttaaattttgatgtgtCCATCTTtaagttttcttcattttttattttaagggctTGTTTTGTCttccattcaaattaaaattaagaaaaataaataaataaatcccatCTTGATTTCTTTGTTCACCCACTCACAAGTTAAGTTCATGTgcacagtatttttttttgttatttttttaatttaattttttaacattgtgtatattaaaaattaaattttataatttatttatatttattttttataggattattacgatctaaaaaaatatttcagcaaTAAGTCGGTACTTTATTTTGcattaaataatatgattttactgaagattgagaattagagaattaaaattgagaatcaattaaaatgtcaaaccttttataaaacaaatcaaaatgtttCTCACACTTTTTCTGAATATAGCAAAGTTACTATTTGATCCCTTAGATTTTCTATTGAATGTTTTGGCCCCAAATTTCATTGTTCTCACTTGTAGTTACTGGTTTGagatagaaaaggaaaattattctaaaatgaTGAGGAAAGAAAAAGTTGTTTATTGATCATATTTCAACCACTAAACAAATAGTTTTTAGTGTAAACGagttatatttgattaaagaagTTCTACTGGGGTATTTTTTGCTCTTCACActccttgaaaaaaatagattagggctcaagaaattttttaaattcgagttaatcttttgtttttggacTTTTTAAATGTTAAGATTACAAATGAGTTATTTttgtacatatattttttaaattccacCTTCCAagatcttttcttttaattttatctttcaacactttattatttttaaataggtcttcataatttgttttagttttctttttatgatgttattgCGGTTTAAAACAAACATCCTTGTATTTGATTTGTACTCAATTTTTGCGGTCgttcatttttgttatcatatcattaaataaaaaatatttaaaaaaactttttttaacacaatGGAGTCCATGACCTAGTTCATGAGTTTTGTGAGTTAAACCATAAAGCCCAAGTCGATCAAATATGTCGTCATCttggtattatttttttatttttcaattttttttaaaaaaaaaccccaccttccaaaattctttctttcaatctcatttttcaatatttattgatttttaattggctatcataatttgtttcaattttatatttatgaagtTCTcgtaatctcaaataaatattccaatatttgattgatactTAGTTTTTACAAGCATCTATTTTTGTTCTCATATcattcaatgaaaaataattgaattttttttttaaatatagtggAGTCCATGATTCAGGTTGTGGATTTTATGAGTTAAACCGCAAAGCTCGAGTCAATCCAATGTGTTGCCATCctagtattaataaaaaaaatatcttcttatttttttttaaaatcaaactatgATTTTAACAATCATTCGAATTGTCTTATAACTTGCCAAGTAAACTCGGACATGTAGAGTCAATTTTCAtgtgagttaattttaaattcaagttgGACAAGAAGTTAGGTAGGGAGGTTTTAAGGTTGAACCATTGGGTccgatttaataataataccaaatagtttttttttttttaatttcatcttccattttttttaatcaattgaaTCCTCTTTGGCTTTTTTAATCAATtgcatttttcaataattaattgattttgaatttatgttcataattttctttgatttattttttatgatattatcgCAATTTTAAATAATCATCCCGACATTTGTTTGGTGCTCAattatatgattgtttatttttgttattatatcattgattaaaaaataattttaaaaaacaaaatgattaaattcaataaagtcCATGATTTGGGTAATAAGTTTAGTAGGTTGAGTCGTAAAGCTCAAGTTGATCTAATATATAactgtctcaatattaaaaacaaaatttaatcttgaattttttttaaaaaacaaaccatgtttttttataggcaatccaaattatttttggatcTATCCAGTTAATTAAGTTATACCATGAAAATTCTTACAAGATTAATTTACACTAGAAAACaagttaagaaaatttaaaattaattataaaatcaagtttaataaaaatattaaataattttttaatacactaaaatttatttagattcaataaatattttatccaaTATGCAGCAGaccaaaaaattagttttatccTAAAACTGCACTGGATTGGATAAAAGGAGAAGCTGTAAATGGGCATCTAAATTCATTcagaataaatttttatcaaaatacgTGATAATAGATAATgcgttaaaaaataatattaaattgatatttatcttaaaacttttaaaaaatcaagataaacaTTAACTATTAAAATGTAATATCTCTATTGCTTCGGTAGAAGTAAAATTAAGatagaaaaaaagtaataattttatatttttatcgataATGTTTTATTCCCTTTTCTCTCTatataaacaaaagaaagttcttatTTAAtaagtgtttaatattatgttgtggtgtttttttttaaataatattttaaaattcttttaatatcacCTTATTAAAATcatctgaaaatattttaaaaaataatttaatcttttcaattaaaaaattatttgaaaagtatgttgtaaggaaaaaacaaatgctatataaagaaaacattagaaaataatatactaattaaaataaaataaaaataaatcattatcatccagtataaattataaaagcaGAATAaggcccaaaaaaaaattcctccaCTTTCTTTGGCGGAGGAACGAGAATAAGTTCCGTGGACCCCGCCACATTGATACATCACCGGCCAACAACACAACCTTCCTTTTATCTAAACTGCACAAACGGTCCAGATCCATTCCTCTGCGTCGGCAAAGCAAACACTTTATCCCCAGTGGGCAACTACAATACCTAAACATAATCTCACCCGCACCTAATCAAAATTCCACTCCTCTTTGACGATTCCATTAGTGAGAAAtctaaaattgagaaaaaaaagaaagaacagaaCAGTTTCATAACACGAAACCGAGCAGAGTTTTAAGGAGAGAGAATTAGTTTTGAAAAAGATTCCTAAATAGAGATGAAGATCACGGCGTTATTGGTATTGAAGGTCAACCCGGAAGGATCGGATCCGGTTATTTTAGCTAACGCTTGCGATGTGAGTCATTTCGGGTATTTCCAGCGGTCTAGTGTTAGGGAATTCATCGTTTTCGTCGGTCGAACCGTCGCTAAACGCACCCCACCGGGCCAACGCCAATCCGTCCAGCACGAAGGTCCGTTTCAATTAATTCTGAGTTTTTGTTAGAGATCTCGTTTTACCGTTCCGTCGAATtggatttttgtaattttagatttgatgAATTGGTCAAGTTAGGaaattttttatacttaatttgaTGTTAATTCTTTGTAATTTCGCTAGTTTATGTGGTGATTTTTGGGATGCTGGATTAGGATAActgaattttgtgtttttggattggAATTGAATTATGCAGAGTACAAAGTGCATGCTTATAACCGAAATGGACTTTGTGCGTTGGGGTTTATGGACGATCATTATCCGGTTCGCAGCTCATTTTCCCTTCTCGATAAGGTAATACTTGTTTCCGCGCTTGTTACGGTTTAGTTTGGGTTTTATTTGGTGTTTATGTTGTTAGTTTGTTGATTGAATGGGCAATAATAATACAtaaataattgatgtttaacTATTGTGAAAAGAGATCAGTAAGAGCTTTGGAATGCAGCTGTAATTAGGATTTTGTATGATGTTTGATAGCTTTTGTTAAGGGTGTCGGATATTCTCTCTCGTTTTGGA includes:
- the LOC7493408 gene encoding glycerophosphodiester phosphodiesterase GDPDL6 — its product is MIKNVLLVFLVIHATLANSESASKKWLTLNGRRPSVIARGGFSGLFPESSDFANQMALATSLSGVAVLCNLQLTKEGVGICQGDIRLDNTTNIAMVFEKGSRTYKVNGQDITGWFAIDFTADQLLANVSLLQNIFSRPSAFDAMLPISTVDDVRSSNPPAFWLNVQYDAFYTENKLSVANYIQKATRLQGVNYISSPEIGFLKKINGLVNKAKTKLVFVFLDKNATEPTTKQTYGSILGNLATIKAFASGIVVPKDYIWPVNAANYLEAPTSLVNDAHKLGLEVYASGFANDFTTSYNYSYDPSAEYLQFIDNSQFSVDGLITDFPPTASEAVACFAQYTDIKPTKEQALIISHNGASGVYAGSTDLAYQQAVEDGANIIDCSVQMSKDGVAFCLDSVDVTRDTTAAASFMSLSTTIPEIQESAGIFSFDLSWSDIQTLQPQLTSPFENKGGLPRNPANKSKGKFLTLAEFLELAKVKAVTGILINIENAAYLASQKGLDIVSAVNTAFGNATLGKESTQKVLIQSDDTSVLSKFKNVPAYSRVLYLKDEISDAPRTPVEEIKKYADAVTLPRFSIVPTVNGFTTGTTKVVNEMQAANISVYVSVLRNEFITLPFDYFSDPTIEIATYTSGIGVDGIITEYPATASRYLRNPCSSNSMPDSSYSIIPAEAGSLLKTVPEETQPPASTPTPALDVADVVDPPLPAVTKPASPPPASPPPATSPHSNALQNIANVGLSLVAIMAFTLLSLMCN